One genomic region from Bactrocera tryoni isolate S06 chromosome 3, CSIRO_BtryS06_freeze2, whole genome shotgun sequence encodes:
- the LOC120772556 gene encoding uncharacterized protein LOC120772556 → MDTAKLYVELYGWYYMPITVHKVLIHGSKMVSEAILPIGMLSEEAQKAMNKECRNCRLFHSRKNSRSSTNEDVMQYLQISSDPYINSFRMRNKLKKLEYHDDVKKLLIE, encoded by the exons ATGGACACTGCAAAATTATATGTAGAGCTTTATGGCTGGTACTACATGCCCATCACTGTGCATAAAGTTCTCATTCACGGCAGCAAAATGGTATCTGAGGCTATATTGCCAATAg gaATGTTATCCGAAGAAGCGCAAAAAGCAATGAATAAGGAGTGTAGAAACTGTAGGCTATTCCATTCTCGTAAAAATTCACGTAGTTCTACGAATGAAGATGTAAtgcaatatttgcaaatatcatcagatccttatattaattcatttagaatgagaaacaaattgaaaaaattagaataccatgatgatgttaaaaaattattgattgaatga